In Streptomyces puniciscabiei, a single genomic region encodes these proteins:
- a CDS encoding MFS transporter, with translation MAGHTEAAPAPNPLRWKALIGLALVQFIIFLDATNVNVALPSIQRDLDLTQSQLTWVVNAYLIAAGGLLLLGGRLGDLFGRRRVFTAGAALLAVSSLTAALSTSSAMLIGSRFAQGVGEALAAPAALSMVALLFTDERERTKALGIWGGLAGLGAASGVLLSGVLTDLASWHWVFYIGVPPCVISLVMTLKLAPESKETGGGRPSWLSGVLLTGGMIAIVQGLLTGIVHPWSGLKVLGPLVGGVVAVAVFAVLQLRSATPLIPLQFFTSRTRLTGYAGQAFMAVSTSAMFFLVVLFMQQTVHYSPLESGLAWLPYTVLFIPGLVISTKLMPVAGSRILLSAGLLVIGVGIFLFSLLGSDGGFVTGLLPGMGLAAFGSGLAAPALQLSALDGVSPENAGLGSGVLTSLQQLSQSFGLSVIITIGLSHERSLLASGTAAAKAAEQGRSLSFVIAGAVLAVGAVVCYLITQHTIKPAAEEDKTAAVPSAA, from the coding sequence ATGGCTGGCCACACCGAGGCCGCACCGGCGCCGAATCCGCTTCGCTGGAAGGCTCTGATCGGGCTGGCTCTGGTCCAGTTCATCATCTTCCTCGACGCGACGAATGTGAACGTCGCGCTGCCCTCGATCCAGCGCGACCTGGACCTGACCCAGTCCCAGCTGACCTGGGTGGTCAACGCGTACCTGATCGCCGCGGGTGGTCTGCTGCTGCTCGGCGGCCGGCTCGGCGACCTCTTCGGGCGCCGCCGCGTGTTCACCGCGGGCGCGGCGCTGCTGGCCGTGTCGTCGCTCACCGCTGCCCTGTCCACCTCATCGGCCATGCTCATCGGGAGCCGGTTCGCGCAGGGCGTCGGTGAGGCGCTCGCGGCTCCTGCCGCCCTGTCCATGGTGGCGCTGTTGTTCACCGACGAGCGGGAGCGGACCAAGGCGCTGGGCATCTGGGGCGGGCTGGCCGGCCTGGGCGCCGCGTCGGGCGTTCTGCTGTCCGGAGTCCTCACCGACCTGGCCAGCTGGCACTGGGTGTTCTACATCGGGGTCCCGCCGTGCGTGATCTCGCTGGTGATGACCCTCAAGCTGGCGCCGGAGAGCAAGGAGACCGGTGGGGGCCGACCGAGCTGGCTCAGCGGCGTGCTGCTGACCGGCGGCATGATCGCCATCGTGCAGGGCCTGCTCACCGGCATCGTCCACCCCTGGAGCGGGCTCAAGGTGCTCGGTCCCCTGGTGGGCGGCGTCGTCGCCGTCGCCGTGTTCGCCGTCCTGCAGTTGCGCAGCGCGACGCCGCTCATTCCGCTGCAGTTCTTCACCAGCCGCACCCGACTGACCGGGTACGCGGGGCAGGCGTTCATGGCGGTCTCCACCTCGGCGATGTTCTTCCTCGTGGTGCTCTTCATGCAGCAGACCGTGCACTACTCGCCGCTGGAGAGCGGCCTGGCCTGGCTGCCGTACACCGTGCTGTTCATCCCTGGGCTGGTGATCTCCACCAAGCTGATGCCGGTGGCCGGTTCGCGCATCCTGCTGTCGGCGGGGCTGCTCGTCATCGGGGTCGGAATCTTCCTCTTCAGCCTGCTCGGCAGTGACGGCGGTTTCGTCACCGGACTGCTGCCGGGGATGGGGCTCGCCGCGTTTGGATCCGGCCTCGCGGCCCCCGCGCTCCAGCTGTCCGCGCTCGACGGTGTCTCTCCGGAGAACGCGGGCCTCGGCTCGGGTGTGCTGACGTCACTGCAGCAGCTCAGCCAGTCGTTCGGCCTGTCAGTGATCATCACGATCGGGCTGAGCCACGAGCGTTCGCTCCTCGCTTCGGGCACGGCGGCCGCGAAGGCGGCCGAGCAGGGCCGTTCGCTCTCCTTCGTGATCGCCGGCGCGGTGCTGGCGGTGGGCGCGGTCGTCTGTTACCTGATCACCCAGCACACGATCAAGCCCGCGGCAGAAGAGGACAAGACCGCGGCGGTGCCGAGCGCCGCTTAG
- a CDS encoding non-ribosomal peptide synthetase — protein sequence MRKALHQLAGMTAEERAAFLGRAQAVGPAAAAVGHEPAAAAVGHEPAAAAVGPEPAAWPAGPGQAHQLFLDRLWSGDGAPYVVPFALRLTGPLSVPVLRRALQDVTERHKVLACRFRFEDGTAMAVPGPPPELSVVTVPGATEAERQRAAFAYAEERARLRFDLENGPVVRSELISLASQDHLLLWIVHHIAADGWSVGVLMEELSAAYRARSAGTAPVLPPLTEQFADFAAWQWRRLDEADDRIEACRARLAGAAPAFVPADRERPAVQTFNGRSIPFHLPPAVAADLRALARQRGGTLFPVMLAALHVLVTRYSGLDDAVIGAVVSGRVRPGTEALIGPFANTLPMRIDATGEPRFGELVDRVQDAILAGMADQDLPFGSLVQRLGGARDTSRNPLYQVLFSMGSLPLGDAEVPVTPKLSLRPVAFSNNTARLDLELTVEQSGDGLGGRLDYNTDLYEGPTAERLLEQYATLLAGIATEPDLPIGRYPLEPEAARLVALRTAAVPTRPAFASTFGELFAQQVALRPHAPAVRCDGAVLSFAELDAASDAIAAAVRERISGTEPVVAVGTGRSIELLPAVLGIWKAGGVYLPLELEYPPERLAYLLTDSGAQLMLTAGAELPDFDGQEPPSLDVRELPRRTPSRSSVPEDPDRLAYIMYTSGSTGRPKGVAVTHRSLGNFLAAMAELEVMSVNDVTLALASLPFDGSVIELFLPPAVGATVTVCQRADARDARRLAALLQGVTVQHGTPSTWRMLLDAGADLSGLRSALSGGEALPPELADELRAAVGHVWNLYGPAETTVYSLAQRWDGSAVPLIGPPIAGTTVHVLDDELRPVPPGVLGELCIGGAGLARGYVNAPELTAERFVRHPVTGERLYRTGDLFRRHADGSLTCHGRKDHQLKIRGHRVEPDETAVALERDDRVREAVVLGREFGDGDRRLVAFVRLADGVTTSESELKDAVRAWLPSYMVPARIVAVPEFPHNSSGKVDRRALAERDLADTVLAQGADDVPVTPTQEWLAALWAELLERERVGIHEDFFGAGGHSLLAVTMLHRVVTARGASVGLGAFLTTPTIAALATLIDGENATDELERQVDAMSDDEVAALLEELEQSEPTQKQESHTTMAISSEDEAYQRFLLVAHGHTLFNAVVAGLELDVFGHLSAHPRATLDELADQADIAPHKMRILLASLCAIDLLVRTDGRYSNAPVAERLLAPRGPESWRNIFLSRHRTDYAGMAHTTQALRSGTNEGLKVHEGEGGSVYERLGADPETEAILHQSIAAFAHQEMQGLLRTAGLEGTGHLLDVGGGSGAKAAAIAGHCPGITVTVFDLPSVTELAARKLPAGLDGRVRFEPGDMFIDPFPSGMDAILFSSVLDVFDAQRVETLLAKAYEALGPGGRVLIYSCNTAADEAGGIIATSLSLFLNVIATGEGMAYPVADYERMLRKAGFDQVSAVGGLPMEHAMITAVKG from the coding sequence ATGCGAAAGGCGCTCCACCAGCTCGCCGGGATGACGGCCGAGGAGCGTGCCGCGTTCCTCGGCCGCGCGCAGGCGGTCGGTCCGGCCGCCGCAGCCGTGGGCCACGAGCCGGCCGCCGCAGCCGTGGGCCACGAGCCGGCCGCCGCAGCCGTGGGTCCCGAGCCCGCCGCCTGGCCCGCCGGGCCGGGCCAGGCCCATCAGCTGTTCCTCGACCGGCTCTGGTCGGGAGACGGCGCTCCGTATGTGGTGCCCTTCGCACTCCGGCTGACCGGGCCGCTGTCGGTGCCCGTGCTGCGGCGGGCCCTTCAGGACGTCACCGAGCGGCACAAGGTGCTTGCCTGCCGCTTTCGGTTCGAGGACGGCACCGCCATGGCCGTCCCCGGGCCGCCGCCCGAGCTGTCCGTCGTGACGGTGCCGGGCGCGACGGAGGCCGAGCGGCAGCGGGCGGCGTTCGCGTACGCCGAGGAGCGGGCCCGCCTCCGGTTCGACCTGGAGAACGGTCCGGTGGTCCGCAGCGAGCTGATCTCGCTCGCGTCGCAGGACCACCTGCTGTTGTGGATCGTGCATCACATCGCCGCCGACGGCTGGTCGGTCGGGGTGCTCATGGAGGAACTGAGCGCGGCCTATCGGGCTCGGTCGGCCGGTACCGCTCCTGTGCTGCCGCCGCTGACCGAGCAGTTCGCGGACTTCGCCGCCTGGCAGTGGCGTCGTCTCGACGAGGCCGACGACCGGATCGAGGCCTGCCGGGCCCGGTTGGCGGGAGCCGCGCCGGCGTTCGTCCCCGCCGATCGTGAGCGCCCCGCGGTGCAGACCTTCAACGGCCGGAGCATTCCGTTCCATCTGCCCCCGGCGGTCGCCGCGGACCTGCGTGCCCTGGCCAGGCAGCGCGGTGGCACGCTGTTCCCCGTCATGCTGGCGGCCCTGCACGTGCTCGTCACCCGGTACAGCGGGCTGGACGACGCGGTCATCGGGGCCGTGGTGTCCGGGCGCGTACGGCCGGGTACCGAGGCGCTGATCGGCCCGTTCGCCAACACGCTGCCGATGCGGATCGACGCCACCGGCGAACCGCGGTTCGGCGAGCTGGTCGATCGGGTCCAGGACGCCATCCTGGCCGGAATGGCGGACCAGGACCTGCCGTTCGGGTCGCTCGTCCAGAGGCTCGGCGGCGCTCGTGACACCAGCCGGAACCCGCTCTACCAGGTGCTGTTCAGCATGGGGAGCCTGCCGCTCGGAGACGCGGAGGTACCGGTCACCCCCAAGCTGAGCCTGCGTCCGGTGGCCTTCTCCAACAACACCGCACGGCTGGATCTCGAGCTCACCGTGGAACAGTCGGGCGACGGCCTCGGCGGACGGCTCGACTACAACACCGATCTCTACGAGGGTCCGACGGCCGAGCGGCTGCTCGAGCAGTACGCCACCCTGCTGGCCGGCATCGCGACGGAGCCCGACCTGCCGATCGGGCGGTACCCGCTGGAGCCCGAGGCCGCGCGCCTTGTGGCGTTGCGGACGGCCGCCGTGCCGACGCGGCCGGCGTTCGCGTCCACGTTCGGTGAGCTGTTCGCCCAGCAGGTCGCACTGCGGCCACACGCGCCCGCGGTGCGCTGCGACGGCGCGGTGCTCAGCTTCGCGGAGCTCGACGCGGCGTCGGACGCCATTGCCGCGGCGGTCCGGGAGCGGATCTCCGGCACCGAGCCTGTGGTGGCCGTGGGCACAGGCCGGTCGATCGAGTTGCTGCCGGCCGTGCTCGGGATCTGGAAGGCCGGCGGCGTGTACCTGCCGCTGGAGTTGGAGTATCCGCCGGAGCGGCTCGCCTACCTGCTGACCGACAGCGGCGCGCAACTGATGCTGACCGCGGGGGCCGAACTGCCGGACTTCGACGGTCAGGAGCCCCCGTCGCTCGACGTCCGCGAGCTGCCACGCCGTACGCCCTCCCGGTCCTCGGTACCCGAGGATCCGGACCGTCTCGCGTACATCATGTACACCTCGGGTTCGACGGGGCGTCCGAAGGGTGTCGCGGTCACGCACCGCAGTCTGGGGAACTTCCTCGCCGCGATGGCCGAGCTCGAGGTCATGAGCGTGAACGACGTGACCCTCGCCCTGGCCAGCCTCCCGTTCGACGGCTCGGTGATCGAGCTGTTCCTGCCGCCGGCCGTCGGTGCGACGGTGACCGTGTGCCAGCGTGCGGACGCCCGGGACGCGCGCCGGCTGGCGGCCCTGCTCCAGGGCGTGACCGTGCAGCACGGCACACCGTCCACGTGGCGGATGCTGCTCGACGCCGGCGCCGACCTGTCCGGGCTGCGCTCCGCGCTCTCCGGGGGAGAGGCGCTGCCTCCCGAACTCGCGGACGAACTCCGCGCCGCCGTCGGTCACGTGTGGAACCTGTACGGTCCCGCGGAGACGACGGTCTACTCGCTGGCGCAGCGGTGGGACGGCAGCGCCGTACCGCTGATCGGCCCGCCGATCGCCGGGACGACCGTGCACGTCCTCGACGACGAGCTCCGTCCGGTGCCGCCCGGTGTGCTGGGGGAGCTGTGCATCGGCGGTGCCGGCCTCGCCCGCGGTTACGTCAACGCGCCGGAGCTGACCGCCGAGCGTTTCGTGAGGCATCCGGTGACCGGCGAGCGGCTGTACCGCACCGGCGATCTCTTCCGGCGGCACGCCGACGGCTCGCTCACCTGCCACGGGCGCAAGGACCACCAGCTGAAGATCCGCGGACACCGGGTCGAGCCCGACGAGACAGCGGTGGCGCTGGAGCGCGACGACCGGGTGCGTGAGGCCGTGGTCCTCGGCAGGGAGTTCGGCGACGGCGACCGGCGGCTCGTGGCGTTCGTCCGGCTCGCGGACGGCGTGACGACCAGTGAGTCCGAGCTGAAGGACGCCGTACGCGCCTGGCTGCCCTCGTACATGGTTCCGGCCCGGATCGTCGCCGTGCCGGAGTTCCCGCACAACTCCAGCGGCAAGGTGGACCGGCGCGCACTGGCGGAGCGGGACCTGGCGGACACCGTGCTTGCCCAGGGCGCCGACGACGTGCCGGTCACCCCGACCCAGGAATGGCTGGCCGCGCTCTGGGCCGAACTGCTGGAGCGTGAGCGGGTCGGTATCCACGAGGACTTCTTCGGTGCCGGTGGACACTCCCTTCTCGCGGTCACGATGCTGCACCGGGTCGTGACCGCTCGCGGCGCCTCGGTCGGCCTCGGCGCCTTCCTCACCACTCCGACCATCGCAGCGCTGGCGACGCTCATCGACGGCGAGAACGCCACCGACGAACTCGAGCGCCAGGTCGACGCCATGAGCGACGACGAGGTGGCGGCGCTGCTTGAAGAACTCGAACAGTCCGAACCGACCCAGAAGCAGGAGAGCCACACCACTATGGCGATCTCTTCCGAAGACGAGGCCTACCAGCGGTTCCTGCTCGTCGCGCACGGCCACACGTTGTTCAACGCCGTCGTCGCGGGCCTGGAGCTGGACGTGTTCGGGCACCTGTCCGCGCACCCGCGGGCCACTCTCGACGAACTCGCGGACCAAGCCGACATCGCACCGCACAAGATGCGCATCCTGCTCGCCTCGCTGTGCGCGATCGACCTCCTGGTCAGAACCGACGGGCGGTACAGCAACGCGCCGGTCGCGGAGCGGCTGCTCGCACCGCGAGGCCCGGAGAGCTGGCGCAACATCTTCCTCTCCCGGCACCGCACCGACTACGCCGGAATGGCCCACACCACCCAAGCGCTGCGCTCGGGCACCAATGAGGGGCTGAAGGTGCACGAGGGGGAGGGCGGGTCGGTCTACGAACGGCTCGGCGCGGACCCGGAGACCGAGGCGATCCTGCACCAGTCGATCGCCGCTTTCGCCCACCAGGAGATGCAGGGCCTGCTGCGCACGGCCGGCCTCGAGGGCACCGGGCACCTGCTCGACGTCGGCGGGGGCAGCGGCGCCAAGGCGGCCGCCATCGCCGGGCACTGTCCGGGCATCACGGTCACGGTGTTCGACCTGCCGTCGGTGACGGAACTCGCCGCGCGCAAACTGCCGGCCGGCCTGGACGGCCGGGTGCGCTTCGAGCCGGGCGACATGTTCATCGACCCGTTCCCGTCCGGCATGGACGCCATCCTGTTCAGCAGCGTGCTCGACGTCTTCGACGCACAGCGGGTGGAGACGCTGCTCGCCAAGGCCTACGAGGCGCTCGGCCCCGGCGGCCGCGTGTTGATCTACTCGTGCAACACGGCGGCGGACGAGGCGGGCGGGATCATCGCCACCTCACTGTCGCTGTTCCTGAACGTGATCGCCACGGGTGAGGGCATGGCGTACCCGGTCGCCGACTACGAGCGGATGCTGCGCAAGGCCGGTTTCGACCAGGTCAGCGCCGTCGGGGGACTGCCCATGGAGCATGCCATGATCACGGCCGTCAAGGGCTGA